A genomic region of Methanothermobacter thermautotrophicus str. Delta H contains the following coding sequences:
- a CDS encoding ammonium transporter, with translation MDAVLNSGDTAWMLVSTALVMLMTVPGVALFYGGLTKKENVLNTMFLSLIAFAVTSIIWVLYGYQFAFGADIMGFIGSPVNLLMNGVGVNTAAALAPTIPDFLYIAFQLTFAAITVALISGAVVERMKFSAWLAFIVLWVSLVYVPVAHWVWGGGFLAQLGALDFAGGTVVHINSGVAALALVYLLGKRKDTRLLPHNLGYSVIGASLLWFGWFGFNAGSALTAGGLAASAFLVTNTAAAAGMVSWVIMDYLKVGKPTVLGGISGAVAGLVAITPAAGFVTVPAALIIGLVTSVISYLAVSYLKPRLGYDDALDVFGIHGMSGIWGSVATGLFAAPFINELGTGLIYGNPGQLTAQVIAVAVVAAYSFVVTLIIGKLLDFTVGLRVSGKEEMEGLDTHLHEETGYRI, from the coding sequence ATGGATGCGGTCTTAAACTCCGGTGACACTGCCTGGATGCTGGTATCAACAGCCCTGGTAATGCTGATGACGGTTCCAGGCGTGGCACTATTCTACGGGGGTTTAACAAAAAAGGAAAACGTGCTGAACACCATGTTCCTATCCCTGATAGCCTTCGCAGTGACGAGCATAATATGGGTACTCTACGGCTATCAGTTCGCCTTTGGAGCTGACATAATGGGGTTCATAGGAAGTCCAGTGAACCTGCTGATGAACGGGGTCGGTGTTAACACTGCTGCTGCACTGGCACCAACAATACCAGACTTCCTCTACATAGCATTCCAGTTAACATTCGCAGCAATAACGGTTGCACTCATATCCGGTGCCGTCGTTGAAAGGATGAAGTTCTCAGCCTGGCTGGCATTCATTGTGCTCTGGGTGAGCCTGGTCTACGTGCCGGTGGCCCACTGGGTATGGGGCGGAGGATTCCTGGCGCAGCTCGGTGCCCTGGACTTCGCAGGCGGTACTGTGGTTCACATCAACTCAGGTGTTGCAGCACTCGCACTCGTCTACCTCCTCGGTAAGAGAAAGGACACGAGACTTCTGCCACACAACCTGGGATACTCAGTGATAGGTGCTTCACTGCTCTGGTTCGGCTGGTTTGGATTCAACGCCGGTTCAGCACTCACGGCAGGTGGACTTGCAGCATCAGCCTTCCTGGTGACCAACACTGCGGCGGCTGCTGGTATGGTATCATGGGTTATAATGGACTACCTCAAGGTGGGTAAACCCACAGTACTCGGCGGAATATCCGGTGCAGTTGCTGGCCTCGTCGCCATAACACCTGCAGCAGGTTTCGTAACTGTACCTGCAGCCCTCATCATAGGCCTTGTCACGAGCGTAATATCATACCTTGCAGTATCATACCTCAAACCAAGGCTTGGATACGACGATGCCCTGGACGTCTTCGGAATACACGGCATGTCAGGTATATGGGGCTCAGTGGCAACAGGCCTCTTTGCAGCGCCATTCATCAACGAACTGGGAACAGGCCTCATATACGGAAACCCTGGACAGCTGACAGCACAGGTGATAGCCGTGGCAGTTGTGGCTGCCTACTCCTTCGTGGTGACACTGATCATCGGCAAACTCCTGGACTTCACCGTTGGTCTGAGGGTGAGCGGTAAGGAGGAGATGGAGGGCCTTGACACCCACCTGCATGAGGAGACAGGCTACAGGATCTGA
- a CDS encoding P-II family nitrogen regulator, which translates to MKEIVAIIRPEKLEEVKNALEAAGCHGMTVTEVRGRGRQLGITESYRGRDYRIDLLPKTKIEIVVNDEDVDTVVETIVKSAQTGDIGDGKIFISGVDEVVRIRTGESGKKAV; encoded by the coding sequence ATGAAGGAAATAGTGGCCATAATAAGACCTGAAAAACTGGAGGAAGTTAAAAACGCCCTTGAAGCTGCAGGGTGCCACGGTATGACTGTGACAGAGGTCAGAGGACGGGGGAGACAGCTCGGTATAACAGAAAGTTACCGTGGGAGGGACTACAGGATAGACCTCCTCCCCAAGACAAAGATCGAGATAGTGGTGAATGATGAGGACGTGGACACCGTGGTTGAAACAATAGTTAAAAGCGCCCAGACCGGAGACATAGGGGACGGAAAAATATTCATATCAGGGGTAGATGAGGTTGTGAGAATAAGAACCGGTGAAAGTGGAAAAAAAGCTGTTTAA